One window of Bacillota bacterium genomic DNA carries:
- a CDS encoding NADH-quinone oxidoreductase subunit F (part of NADH-ubiquinone oxidoreductase complex I; shuttles electrons from NADH, via FMN and iron-sulfur (Fe-S) centers, to quinones in the respiratory chain; NuoF is part of the soluble NADH dehydrogenase fragment, which represents the electron input part of NADH dehydrogenase) gives MRVLTKGIGEVDLTRIENYEAQGGYAALRKALRQMTPQEVHEEVKKANLRGRGGAGFPAGIKWGFLPNDGRPRYLVCNGDESEPGTFNNRMLIEFNPHLLIEGVLLAAYAVQAAKSFIYLRGEFWKGYRVLQDAIEQARAKGYVGDNILGSGFSQEIVVHRGAGAYICGEETGLLSSLEGGRGEPRIKPPFPATAGLYGMPTVVNNVETLCNVPFIIDRGADWFLSIGTPKSPGTKLFSVSGMVRRPGNYELPLGITLRELIFEVAGGLLPGRTLKAVQPGGASSPVLLPEHLDLPLDFDSVQQAGSILGTAGVMVFDETVCMVRTALYYADFFAHESCGQCTPCREGTAWTARLLRKIERGQGTKEDIEILKSLDPLMSGTTICLLSDFSKTFLQSVLKHFPEEFEAHIHGRACLAEQPQEVRTA, from the coding sequence ATGCGGGTGTTGACGAAAGGCATCGGCGAAGTCGACCTGACGCGCATCGAAAACTACGAGGCGCAGGGCGGCTACGCGGCGCTCCGCAAGGCCTTGCGGCAGATGACGCCGCAGGAAGTCCATGAGGAAGTGAAAAAGGCCAACCTGCGCGGCCGCGGCGGCGCTGGTTTCCCGGCGGGCATCAAGTGGGGCTTCCTGCCCAACGACGGCCGGCCGCGGTATTTGGTGTGCAACGGCGACGAAAGCGAGCCGGGCACCTTCAACAACCGGATGCTGATCGAATTCAACCCGCACCTGCTCATCGAGGGCGTCTTGCTGGCCGCGTACGCCGTACAGGCGGCCAAGTCGTTCATTTACCTGCGGGGCGAGTTCTGGAAGGGTTACCGGGTGCTGCAGGACGCCATCGAGCAGGCCCGGGCGAAAGGGTACGTCGGCGACAACATCCTAGGCAGCGGCTTCTCCCAGGAGATCGTCGTGCACCGGGGCGCCGGCGCTTACATCTGCGGCGAGGAGACGGGGCTGCTGAGCTCGCTGGAGGGCGGGCGAGGGGAACCGCGCATCAAGCCGCCGTTCCCGGCCACGGCGGGCCTGTACGGCATGCCTACCGTCGTCAACAATGTGGAGACGCTCTGCAACGTCCCGTTCATCATCGACCGGGGGGCCGACTGGTTCCTGTCCATCGGCACGCCGAAGAGCCCCGGTACCAAGCTGTTTTCCGTCAGCGGCATGGTGCGCCGTCCGGGCAACTACGAGCTGCCGCTGGGCATCACCCTGCGCGAGCTCATCTTTGAAGTGGCGGGAGGCTTGCTCCCCGGGCGGACGCTCAAGGCGGTGCAGCCGGGCGGGGCCAGCTCGCCGGTGCTGCTGCCGGAGCATCTGGACTTGCCGCTGGACTTCGACTCCGTGCAGCAAGCCGGTTCCATCCTGGGTACCGCCGGCGTCATGGTGTTCGACGAAACGGTGTGCATGGTGCGCACGGCGCTGTACTACGCCGATTTCTTCGCGCACGAGTCGTGCGGCCAGTGCACCCCGTGTCGCGAGGGCACCGCGTGGACGGCGCGGCTCTTGCGGAAGATCGAGCGCGGCCAAGGCACCAAAGAGGACATCGAAATCCTCAAGAGCCTGGACCCGTTGATGTCCGGCACGACCATTTGCCTGCTCTCGGACTTCTCCAAGACGTTCCTGCAGTCGGTGCTGAAGCACTTCCCGGAGGAGTTTGAAGCCCACATCCATGGGCGCGCCTGTTTGGCGGAGCAGCCGCAGGAGGTGCGCACGGCATGA
- a CDS encoding NADH-quinone oxidoreductase subunit D (Catalyzes the transfer of electrons from NADH to quinone), translating to MGTEVSRIVRSGQYELNVEELKVGGEGDRMTLSVGPHHPSTHGVLRMILEIEGERIVKATPEIGFLHTGIEKHAEHLTWTQAITVLDRMDYLAPLSNNLGYVLAVEKLLGIEPPPRAKTVRILLTELQRIASHCIWLGTTALDIGSQSVLMYAFNIREQILDLFEEATGARMNPSYFRVGGLANDLPNGFEDMVRRFLDEFPERLREIRTILDKNPIWLDRLRGVGVLKPDQALALGVTGPNLRASGVPYDVRKAYPYAGYDEYEFDVPVGESGDCYDRYLVRVHEMMESHRICRQALERLEPGPVMVDDRKIALPPKEELRHSMEALIHHFKLVSYGFDVPAGEAYQAIESPRGEIGFYVVSNGKNKPWRVRVRGPAFFNVFAMPVMMEGALLADMVAVIASVDPVFGEVDR from the coding sequence GTGGGGACTGAAGTGTCTCGCATCGTGCGTTCGGGACAGTACGAGCTGAACGTCGAGGAGCTGAAGGTCGGCGGCGAGGGCGACCGCATGACCCTCAGCGTCGGCCCGCACCACCCCAGCACGCACGGGGTTTTGCGGATGATCTTGGAGATCGAAGGCGAGCGCATCGTCAAGGCGACGCCGGAGATTGGCTTCTTGCACACCGGCATCGAGAAGCACGCCGAGCATCTGACATGGACGCAGGCCATCACGGTGCTGGACCGGATGGACTACCTGGCGCCGCTGTCCAACAATCTCGGCTACGTGCTGGCGGTGGAGAAGCTGCTGGGGATTGAGCCGCCGCCGCGGGCCAAGACGGTGCGCATCCTGCTCACCGAGCTGCAGCGCATCGCGTCCCACTGCATCTGGCTGGGCACGACGGCGCTGGACATCGGCTCGCAGAGCGTGCTCATGTACGCCTTCAATATACGCGAGCAGATCTTGGACCTCTTCGAGGAAGCCACGGGGGCCCGCATGAACCCGAGCTACTTCCGGGTCGGCGGCCTGGCCAACGACCTTCCGAACGGGTTCGAGGACATGGTGCGCCGCTTCCTCGACGAGTTCCCGGAGCGTCTCCGGGAAATCCGTACCATCCTGGACAAGAACCCGATCTGGCTCGACCGCCTGCGCGGCGTCGGCGTGCTGAAACCCGACCAAGCCCTGGCGCTGGGCGTGACGGGGCCGAACCTGCGCGCTTCGGGCGTGCCGTACGACGTGCGCAAGGCGTACCCGTACGCCGGCTATGACGAGTACGAGTTCGACGTGCCGGTGGGCGAAAGCGGCGACTGCTACGACCGGTACTTGGTGCGGGTCCACGAGATGATGGAGTCGCACCGCATCTGCCGGCAGGCGCTGGAGCGCCTGGAACCGGGCCCCGTCATGGTGGACGACCGCAAGATCGCGCTGCCGCCCAAAGAAGAGCTGCGGCACAGCATGGAAGCGCTCATCCACCACTTCAAGCTGGTATCGTACGGGTTCGACGTGCCGGCGGGGGAGGCGTACCAGGCCATCGAGAGCCCCCGGGGCGAGATCGGCTTCTACGTCGTTTCCAACGGGAAGAACAAGCCGTGGCGCGTGCGGGTGCGCGGCCCGGCATTTTTCAACGTGTTCGCCATGCCGGTCATGATGGAAGGGGCGCTCCTGGCCGACATGGTGGCGGTCATCGCCAGCGTGGACCCCGTGTTCGGGGAGGTGGACCGATGA
- a CDS encoding NAD(P)H-dependent oxidoreductase subunit E: MSAVNSNGAPWWERRAEDIERLIGQYPQAKSAILGLFWMAQHERGYVADEDLDFIAKKLNLTRGYVESTLSFYSLFHRKPVGKYVIIVCNNVICGLKGSGELVRELERLLGVKLGETTPDGMFTLLTTGECIAACDGAPALQINQEYFHKVTPERAKQIIEALRNGADLIQLSEEIGLTKPGAVWEEGDGR; encoded by the coding sequence ATGAGTGCCGTCAACAGCAACGGCGCGCCGTGGTGGGAGCGCCGGGCCGAGGACATAGAACGACTGATCGGCCAGTATCCGCAAGCGAAGTCGGCCATTCTGGGGTTGTTCTGGATGGCGCAGCACGAGCGAGGCTACGTGGCCGACGAAGACTTGGATTTCATCGCGAAGAAGCTGAACCTGACCCGCGGCTATGTTGAGTCGACGCTCTCGTTCTACTCGCTTTTCCACCGCAAGCCCGTGGGCAAGTACGTCATCATCGTGTGCAATAACGTCATTTGCGGGCTGAAAGGAAGCGGCGAGCTGGTTCGGGAGCTCGAGCGGCTGCTGGGCGTGAAGTTGGGCGAAACGACGCCCGACGGCATGTTTACGCTGCTGACGACGGGCGAGTGCATTGCCGCCTGCGACGGCGCGCCCGCGTTGCAGATCAACCAGGAGTATTTCCACAAGGTGACGCCCGAGCGGGCCAAGCAGATCATTGAAGCGCTGCGGAACGGAGCCGACTTGATCCAGCTGTCGGAGGAGATCGGCTTGACGAAGCCGGGCGCCGTCTGGGAAGAAGGTGACGGACGGTGA
- a CDS encoding NADH-quinone oxidoreductase subunit C produces the protein MTATVRFPQPYTGGAAAQEAMRQTLLPALLERFPEGVEELPTPFDIAQLKVMPDKLRDVCVFLKEHGFNVLMDVAGVDYLPRTPRFEVVYHLVALPSLWRLRLRVPVDESHPEVPTVSDLWPSANPAEREVWDLFGIRFAGHPNLTRILLPDDWVGHPLRKDYPLRGEREKAMGPAAERNWYHAPKRPGDAPGSTGLPRSVSEGGD, from the coding sequence GTGACGGCAACGGTACGTTTCCCGCAGCCGTACACGGGCGGCGCCGCGGCCCAGGAGGCCATGCGCCAAACGCTGCTGCCGGCGTTGCTGGAGCGGTTCCCGGAGGGCGTGGAGGAGCTGCCGACTCCCTTCGACATCGCCCAGCTCAAAGTGATGCCCGACAAGCTGCGCGACGTGTGCGTCTTCCTCAAAGAGCACGGCTTCAACGTGCTGATGGACGTGGCTGGCGTGGATTACCTGCCCCGCACGCCGCGCTTTGAGGTCGTGTACCATCTCGTTGCGCTGCCGAGCCTCTGGCGGCTGCGGTTGCGGGTGCCCGTGGACGAGAGCCATCCGGAAGTGCCCACGGTCAGCGACTTGTGGCCGTCGGCCAACCCGGCGGAGCGGGAAGTGTGGGACCTGTTCGGCATCCGTTTCGCGGGCCATCCGAATCTGACGCGGATTCTGCTGCCCGACGACTGGGTGGGCCATCCGCTGCGCAAGGATTATCCGCTGCGCGGCGAGCGGGAGAAGGCCATGGGACCGGCTGCGGAGCGGAACTGGTACCACGCGCCGAAGCGGCCCGGCGACGCCCCGGGTTCCACGGGCCTCCCCCGGTCGGTCTCGGAAGGTGGGGACTGA